The genomic interval CGATCCCGCGCTCACGCATCAGCTCCTCCACCTCACGGAATGACAACGGGAAACGGAAGTACAGCCACACGCAGTGCGAGATCACCTCCACCGGATACCGGTGGCCCTTGTACGGCGGCGGCGTACCGCCCACGGACAACCCCCTCCACCATGATCAACTCGAAGATCACCCCACCCCGCCAGCCAACGTGACAGTGCCCGCGGCCGGGCAGTCTGCGGCGGAATCTGGCCTTCAGGCCTCGGTGACATCGGACGAGGTCATAGACGTCCTGTTCGGGGATCGCCGCATCGGCGCCGAACCAGCACAGTAGTGGCCGGAGCGTATGGGTCGTCGCATGCCGGGTGTTCGCGCTCCGGTGCTGTTGATCACGCCACCGGCCGAAGAACTTCTTCATCGCCTATTGCGACGGCGGGATCCGCAGACCGAAGTCGCCGCGGTGACGCGGGCATTTGAACGGGTCGATCGGCGACTCCACCGTCGCGTCGAACCGGCGCATGATCTCGCCGACATAGAGCTGTTCCAAGAAACTGAGCGGCCGTAGCCGCGGATGTCCGGCAGGACGGTGAAGCAGGCGGCGAGATGGTGGGCCAGAGGCGGCAGGCTGTAGCGGTCCGGGCCGCCGCTGTGCAGAAGAATCAGCCCCGGCCCTTGTCCCGGGGCCGTGCCGTGCAGCCGGCAGCCGTCGCTGCCGCGGTGGACGAAGTCGCGCATGCGGCCTCCCTCGTGCGCCATGAACGGCGTCCTCCCCCGGGGGAGGGGAGGGGTAACGGAAAAACGGGGGGCGGGCCTGTCGGTCCGCCCCCCGTCCGTGCGGCGGGGTCGAGGTGTCAGCCGGCGGCCTTGAAGCCGCGCAGGCGCAGGCTGTTGCCGACGACGAAGACCGAGGAGAACGCCATGGCGGCGCCGGCGATCATGGGGTTGAGCAGTCCGGCCGCGGCGAGGGGGAGGGCGGCGACGTTGTAGGCGAAGGCCCAGAACAGGTTGGACTTGATGGTGCCGAGCGTCTTGCGGGCCAGGCGGATGGCGTCGGCGGCGGCGCGCAGGTCGCCGCGGACGAGGGTGAGGTCGCCGGCCTCGATGGCGGCGTCGGTGCCGGTGCCCATGGCCAGCCCGAGGTCGGCCTGGGCGAGGGCTGCGGCGTCGTTGACGCCGTCACCGACCATCGCCACCGAACGGCCCTCGTCCTGCAGGCGCTTGACGACGTCGACCTTGTCCTGGGGCATGACCTCGGCGATCACCTCGTCGATGCCGACTTCCGAGGCCACCGCCTCGGCGACGGCCTTGTTGTCCCCGGTCAGCAGGATCGGCGTCAGGCCCAGGGCGCGCAGCCGGGTGATTGCTTCGGCACTGGTGTCCTTGACCGCGTCGGCGACCACCAGGACCGCCCTTGCCTCGCCGTCCCAGGCGACCGCGATCGCGGTGCGGCCCGCGGCCTCGGCGCCGGCCTTGGCGCGCGCCAGTTCGGTCGGCAGCTCCAGGGCCCACTCGGCGAGCAGCTTGGTCCGGCCCACCAGGACCGCATGGCCCTCGACCACACCCTGGACGCCCAGTCCGGGCACGTTGGCGAAGTCCTCCGGGACCGGCAGGGCACCGACCCGCTCGGCGGCGCCCGCGGCCACCGCCGCTGCGATCGGGTGCTCCGAGGCGTGCTCCAAGGCCCCCGCCAGGCGCAGCACCTCGTCCTCGTCGGTGCCCTCGGCGGTGTGGACGGCGAGCAAGGTCATGCGGCCGGTGGTGACGGTGCCGGTCTTGTCCAGAACTATGGTGCCGACGCGGCGGGTGGACTCCAGGACCTCGGGTCCCTTGATGAGAATGCCGAGCTGGGCGCCGCGTCCGGTGCCGACCATCAGCGCGGTCGGGGTGGCCAGCCCCAGGGCGCAGGGGCAGGCGATGATCAGAACCGCCACGGCGGCGGTGAACGCGGCCGTCAGCCCGGCGCCGTTGCCGAGCCAGAAGCCCAGGGTGCCCAGGGCCAGGGCGATGACGACCGGGACGAAGACGCCGGAAATCTTGTCGGCGAGGCGCTGGGCGGCGGCTTTGCCGTTCTGCGCGTCCTCCACCAGCTTCGCCATCCGGGCGAGCTGGGTGTCGGCGCCCACCCGGGCGGCCTCGACGACCAGGCGGCCGCCGGCGTTCACGGTCGCTCCCGTGACGGCGTCCCCGGCGCCGACCTCGACGGGCACGGACTCGCCGGTGAGCATCGAGGCGTCGACGGCGGAGGTGCCCTCGACGACCGTGCCGTCGGTGGCGATCTTCTCGCCCGGCCGGACCAGGAACCGGTCACCGACCTTCAGCTCGCCCACCGGGATCTGTTCCTCCCGGCCGCCGCGCAGGACGGTGACGTCCTTCGCACCCAGCTGAAGCAGTGCCTTCAACGCGGCCCCGGCCTTGCGCTTGGAACGGGCCTCGAAGTAGCGGCCGGCAAGGATGAAGGCGGTGACACCGGCGGCGGCCTCGAGGTAGATGTTCCCGGCGCCGTCCGTGCGGGTGATGGTCAGCTCGAAGGGGTGGATCATGCCGGGGGTGCCGGCGGTACCGAAGAACAGCGCCCACAGCGACCACAAGAAGGCGGCCGAGGTACCGACGGAGATGAGGGTGTCCATGGTGGCCGCGCCGTGCCGCGCGTTGGTGAACGCAGCGCGGTGGAAGGGCCAGGCGGCGTAGGTGACGACCGGGGCGGCCAGGGTGAGGGAGAGCCACTGCCAGTACTCGAACTGTAGGGCCGGCACCATCGCCATCGCGATGACCGGGACGGCGAGCACCACGGCCGTGACCAGCCGCTGCCGCAGCGGCCGTAGCTCATCGCCTTGCGTCTCCTGGCCCGGTCCGTCGTCTCGACCGTCACCGGTCGGGCCGGGCGTGGGGTCCGGTTCCGGCTTGCGGGCGGTGTAGCCGGTGGCCTCCACCGTGGCGATCAGGTCCGCGACGTCGAGGTCTTGGCGGAAGGTGACCTTGGCCTTCTCGGTGGCGTAGTTGACGGTGGCCTCGACTCCGTCCATCCGGTTCAGTTTCTTCTCGATCCGGGCGGCGCACGAGGCGCAGGTCATGCCGCCGATCGCGAGTTCGACCTCGGCTGTGTCGGGGACCGTGGTAGCCATCACTGCTCCTCGGACTGGGTGGGTGGAAGAGGGAAGAAAGGACCGGGCCCGCGGGCGGGCCCGGCAGACGAGCGGAGCTTTCAGGCCGCGCGGCCGGTGAGCTCGTAGCCGGCGTCGTCGACGACCTTCGCCAGCAGCGCGTCGTCCGGTTCGCCGGAGCTGGTGACGGCGACCTGGCCGCTCTCCAGGTCGACGACGACGGCCAGAACGCCGTTCAGGGCGCCTATCTCCTTGGTGAGCGTGGCCTTGCAGTGTCCGCACGTCATTCCGGAGACGTTGTAGACGGTGGTGGTGCCCTCGGTGGCCTCGGTCGCGGCGGTGTTGGTGGAGCAGCTGCCGTCGGGGGCGCAGCAGGACATGGTTCCTCCCGGAGGATGCGATCACTGGTGTACCCCAGGGGGGTACCGCTGACGCCACTATGTATACCCCCTAGGGGTATCTTTGGCAAACGTCTCCGGATCGCTTGCATATACCCCCGGGGGGTATATGGCCGGGGGCGCCCGTCAAGGAAGGCGACGACACCGCCGAGAAAGGGTCCGTCATGAACACCGGCGTCAGGATCACTGCTTTCACCGCCGCCGTCGCGGCGACCTTCGCCGCCGCCTACGGTGTCGGCGCGGCCACCGGCCCCCTCACCTCCGACCCGGAGCCCGCAGCCCACGCCGAGCACAACCGGCCGGCAACCCCCGACCACAACGTCGGCGGGCACAGCGGCCACGCTGACACAACGCCCGCAGGCCTGCAGATCTCCCAGGCCGGATACACCCTCGACCTGAAGACCCCCAGCCTGGCCGCGGGAGAGAAGAACCCGCTTCGACCGCTGGCTGGAGACCTTCACCGACCCGCTCGACGTCCTGGGCGGCCCCGCCCACGCCGCCCAGCTGGCCGCCGCTGGGCGTCCGACCCCGCCAACCGGCCCCTTTGCCGGAACGAGCAACGGTTCGCCGGCCAGCCCGTCCATCCGCGGCTGGTCAACGACGACCTGCGGGCTGTCGCCGAACTCCTCGCGTTCGTCGCCGCCACCCTGTGCTGCTTGGAAAGTCACAAGCTGTCTCAATTGGCTGGACTGCGAAGAAGCTGAGACCGAGCTTGATCGGGACCTGCTCGCGGACAGACTGCTCTCCATGGGATCAGTGGGCATGGCAACCAGGCAGCAGGGCGGGAACCGACGATGAGTGCTGGCCTGCCCTTCTTTCGCTACCACCCCGATCCCCTCGCCAGCGGGTCCATCCGTGCGGCCGCCGATACGTGTGCCTGCTGCAAACGCAGCGTGGGCTGGATCTACACGGCCACCTTCTACACCGCACACGAGGTGAACGGACGTTTCTGCCCGTGGTGCATCGCAGACGGGGGCGCGGCCGAACGCTTCGCAGGTGAATTCACCGACTCCTACGGGCTTGACGGCGTCAGCGAGGATGTCCTGCACGAGGTCACCCGCCGCACCCCCGGCTTCCACGCATGGCAGGACCCGCACTGGCTGGTCCACTGCCAGGACGCGGCCGCCTTCGTCGGCGAAGTCGGGTACACCGAGTTGGTGGCGCATCCCGAAGCCCTCGCCCAACTGCGGGCCGACATGCGCCTCGACGGCTGGCACGACGAAAACCAGCTTGAGCACTTCCTGACCCACCTGGGCGACGGGGCGACCGCCATGCTCTTTCGCTGTACCGTCTGCGGCGCCCATCTCGCCTACGCCGACGCGTCCTAGAAGTCGCCTGCTCGGGTGAGTCGGCGGTAGCAGATGAGGGTGCAGGCGAGGCTGGTGAAGGCGAGGAAGTGCTCGGCCTTGCGTTCGTAGCGGCGGTGGAGTCGGCCGCAGCCGACGAGCCAGGCCATGGTTCGTTCGATGGTCCAGCGGTGTCGGGGCGTGCTGGGGCCGGGTTCCGGCTCTGTGCTCAGGCCGTGGCGGGCAGGCCGGCGGTGCCGGTGATCTGCTCCCGGACAGCGAAGCGGATGGTCATCTCGGCGCGATGGTCGGGGGCGGTCATCAGGTGGCGGTGGGGGCGGAAGCGGGAAGAAATGCCGCTGAACGCGGACAGGGAACGCTGGGCTTTGCCGGTGGGGCGGAAGCCTTTCATGGCGCGTTCCCGCTGCCGGGTGGGCTGGTGGGAGTTCTCGGCCCGGTTGTTCAGGCCCTTGTGCGAGCGGTGTTCCACCCAGGGCATGACCTCACGGTGCGCCGCGCGGCAGGAACGGAACTGGCCGGTGACGACCACCCTGGGCACGGCCCCGGGTCCTTTGAGGAGCCGACGGAAGAAGCGCCTGGCCGCGGCCTTGTCACGCCGGTTGTGGACGAGGATGCCCAGCACGTCGCCGTTGTGGCCGACGGCCCGCCACCGGTGACGGCGATAGTGGCCAGCCGGGCGTGGTCAGGTTTCGGAGCTGTGATCGGCTTCAGGCTTGGGGAAGGTGACGCTGATGCGTGTGCCGTGGTCCAGCCGGCTGTCGAGGTCGATGTGGGCGTGGTGGTGTTCGGCGATGGCGGCGGTGATGGCCAGGCCGAGGCCGGTGCCGCCGTGA from Streptomyces sp. DH-12 carries:
- a CDS encoding heavy metal translocating P-type ATPase, with product MATTVPDTAEVELAIGGMTCASCAARIEKKLNRMDGVEATVNYATEKAKVTFRQDLDVADLIATVEATGYTARKPEPDPTPGPTGDGRDDGPGQETQGDELRPLRQRLVTAVVLAVPVIAMAMVPALQFEYWQWLSLTLAAPVVTYAAWPFHRAAFTNARHGAATMDTLISVGTSAAFLWSLWALFFGTAGTPGMIHPFELTITRTDGAGNIYLEAAAGVTAFILAGRYFEARSKRKAGAALKALLQLGAKDVTVLRGGREEQIPVGELKVGDRFLVRPGEKIATDGTVVEGTSAVDASMLTGESVPVEVGAGDAVTGATVNAGGRLVVEAARVGADTQLARMAKLVEDAQNGKAAAQRLADKISGVFVPVVIALALGTLGFWLGNGAGLTAAFTAAVAVLIIACPCALGLATPTALMVGTGRGAQLGILIKGPEVLESTRRVGTIVLDKTGTVTTGRMTLLAVHTAEGTDEDEVLRLAGALEHASEHPIAAAVAAGAAERVGALPVPEDFANVPGLGVQGVVEGHAVLVGRTKLLAEWALELPTELARAKAGAEAAGRTAIAVAWDGEARAVLVVADAVKDTSAEAITRLRALGLTPILLTGDNKAVAEAVASEVGIDEVIAEVMPQDKVDVVKRLQDEGRSVAMVGDGVNDAAALAQADLGLAMGTGTDAAIEAGDLTLVRGDLRAAADAIRLARKTLGTIKSNLFWAFAYNVAALPLAAAGLLNPMIAGAAMAFSSVFVVGNSLRLRGFKAAG
- a CDS encoding heavy-metal-associated domain-containing protein; protein product: MSCCAPDGSCSTNTAATEATEGTTTVYNVSGMTCGHCKATLTKEIGALNGVLAVVVDLESGQVAVTSSGEPDDALLAKVVDDAGYELTGRAA
- a CDS encoding CbrC family protein, with the protein product MSAGLPFFRYHPDPLASGSIRAAADTCACCKRSVGWIYTATFYTAHEVNGRFCPWCIADGGAAERFAGEFTDSYGLDGVSEDVLHEVTRRTPGFHAWQDPHWLVHCQDAAAFVGEVGYTELVAHPEALAQLRADMRLDGWHDENQLEHFLTHLGDGATAMLFRCTVCGAHLAYADAS